Genomic segment of Syntrophales bacterium:
CTTTTGCCTCCTCTTTTTCTGCAATATCTTCAATCTTAAATATATGATCTTTTCCTCCCTTAAGAACTTCCTCATCTACATTGGCAACATACAGTACCTCTTTTGCAGTTAGAAGAAAAAATTCTCTTAAAGTCTTTTTCTGTTTCTCATCAAGATCGATATTTCTTGCGGCGACACCCCTTCCGAGGGAATCCTGTATCCGGTGACAAAAATCAAGTTCCACATGGGAGGCCTTATCTCCCGTTTTTGCCTGTTTTTCAACCTTTGCAATTCTTTTTTCTACCGTTTCAATATCCGCCAGTATCAGTTCTGTATTTACGATTTCAATATCGCGTGCCGGGTCAACGGTACCATCCATATGAGCAACGTTGGGGTCATCAAAGCAGCGTACTATATGAACAATGGCGTCTACGTCTCGTATATGTCCGAGGAATTTGTTTCCCAGACCCTCTCCTCTGCTGGCTCCTTTTACAAGACCTGCTATATCAAGGAACTCCATGGTGGTGTATGTTGTCTTCGGGGGTTTGATGATCTCCGCGATTTTTTCAAGTCTTTCATCGGGGATATGAACTATTCCTATATTGGGATCGATTGTGCAGAAGGGATAATTTGCCACCTCTGCTCCGGCGGCCGTGAGCGCGTTGAAGATGGTGGATTTACCCACGTTGGGAAGCCCTATGATGCCACATCTGAAACCCACAATATAACCCCTTTCAAAATGTAAGTGTTCAGTGACCTTTTAAAATATAATTCTGAGAAGCGAATCATATTTTAAAACTCCATGCGTTTTGTGGTAGTTCTGCAAAGCTCTCGTTCAACATTTCGTTAGAGGCTAAGTATTTTTGGTTATCCTGTCAAGACTTTTTAAGCATTCATGTACTCAGGAGTCAGAAGCCAGAATACAGAATACAGAATAGCATTGTAACAAACCTCGTTTTTCATTCTGACTACTGACTGCCTGTGTGGTTGTCAATCGATAGACAAAAAAAGGGGGCTGGATTAAATCCAGCCCCCTTTTACGTTAGTGATTTAATAAATCATTTTATACAGAGCAACGATGGCCGGGGCGGTGACCAGTGAAACAACCGCCATCAGTTTGATGAGGATGTTCATGGAGGGTCCGGATGTATCCTTGAAGGGGTCGCCAACGGTATCACCGATGACACTCGCCTTATGGGCATTGGAACCTTTGCCGCCAAAATGCCCCTTTTCTATATACTTCTTGGCATTATCCCAGGCGCCGCCGGCATTGGCCATAAAAAGACCTAAGATCACGCCGGTAAGCGTTGCTCCCGCCAGAAAACCGCCAAGGGCTTCGGGACCGATGAAAATACCAACCAGAATGGGCGCCAGTACCGCGGAGCAACCGGGGACGACCATCTTTTTCAGGGCCGCTGAGGTGGCTATGTCCACACAGGCGTTGGTATCCGGAGGCGTTGTGCCTTCCATAATGCCGGGGATCTCTCTCCACTGCCTTCTGATCTCATTGATCATTTCAAACGCGGCATCCCCCACCGCCGTCATCGTCATGGCGGCGATCAGACACGGAACCAGTCCTCCTAAAAACATACCGGTGACCACGTGTGCTTCGTTCAGATTCAGGGCAAAATTTTCAAAACCGGGAAAGGTTTTTACGGTTGCCGTGTAAGCGGCAAACATGGCCAGCGCGGTCAGCGCCGCTGAACCTATCGCGAAACCCTTGCCTATGGCCGCGGTTGTGTTACCCACGGCGTCCAGACCATCGGTGATCTCTCTGACTTCCGGCGGCATGTGGGCCTGCTCCGCGATACCACCGGCGTTATCGGCAATCGGGCCGTAGCTGTCTACAGACATTGTCATTGCTACTGTTCCGAGCATTCCGACACCCGCGATCGCGATACCGTAAAGGCCGGCGCAGATATGGGAGAGCCAGATGGCAATGGCGATAAAGAAAACAGGAGTGGCGACGCTTTCAAAGCCTATTGATATTCCGCTGATTATAGTTGTCGCAGAACCTGTCTGTGCGGCCTCGGCTATTTTTACGATAGGTCCGCGTGCGGTATAGTATTCTGTAATGGCTCCTATCAACATGCCGCAGACGATACCCAGCAGAATCGCCCAGAACGGGCCCAACGCACTTATCATGTGTGATTCTTTCAGATACTCTGCCGACATCCCCGCGGTCATATTCTTGACGGTGAAATAACTGGCGATGATAAACAGAATGCCCGCTATATACAGTGAGTTGCTCAGTGCGGATTGCGGTTTCATGTTTTTGAGGAAGTTGAAGAGACCGATTCCTATGATGGAACAGACAAGACCTGCCATGATGAAGAGCATCGGCAGTTGCATCCATACCAGCTTTTGTGCCCCCATTGTCGCGCCTATCGCTATTGCCGCGATGACAGAGCCGCAGTAGGATTCATAGAGGTCTGCGCCCATGCCGGCGATATCGCCCACATTGTCCCCGACGTTGTCGGCGATAACACCCGGGTTTCTCGGGTCATCTTCGGGAATACCCGCTTCGACTTTTCCTACCAAGTCAGATCCCACATCGGCTGCCTTGGTATAAATGCCGCCGCCGACACGGGCGAACAGCGCGATCGAGGAGGCGCCCATGGCGAAACCGTTGATTACCACAGGATTCTTTTCTGAAAAGAAATAGAAGAATATGCCAAGTCCGAGCAACCCGAGACTGGCAACCGCCAATCCCATTACAGATCCGCCGAAGAAGGCTACGGTCAGGGCTTTAGCCTGGCCGTATTCCCCAGCAGCCTGGGCTGTCCTGGCATTGGAGTAAGTTGCCGCCTGCATCCCTAAAACTCCCGCAAGCATCGAACCGAGTGCCCCCGCCAAAAAGGCCACGGCTGACATCCTTGACTCCAGAGCGAAAAAGAGTATGACAAAGACAACGGCAATGAATATTGCTATAATTTTATACTCCCTTTTCAAGAATATCATGGCGCCCGAGTGTATCTTTTCCATAATATTCACCATCGTTTCATTTCCCGGGGAAAACGACATAACGTATTTATAGATGAAAAACGCTAATATTAAGCCGATAATTGCCAATAATGGTCCGTAATTTACTAAATTTTCCATAACCGTTTATACCTCCTCGTTTTTATTGTTGTTCATTCTGATATTGAACTGATTCATGGCCGGCTGAGTTCCAGATGAAATAACCTCCACCACAGCGTCACATGCCCTTGTGATAATATCCGGCAGAATCTTCATCTCGTCGTTAGTAAAATGTTCAAGGACATACCCTTCAACCATCTCCTTAAGCTCTGGTTTCCCGATACCCAGTCTGATCCTGATAAAATCCGACCTCTCAAGGTAGTCGATTATGGATATTAATCCTTTATGTCCTCCATGACCTCCACCTTCTTTTATCCTAATACTGTTTAATGGCAGATCCAGATCATCATGTACTACTATCAAATCGCTAAGGTCTATCTTAAAATATCCGAGGAGCTTCTTGATAGCTGCACCACTTAGATTCATAAATGTCTGCGGTTTGGCCATCATAACAGTTATGCCCGAAAGAGTTCCTTTTCCCAAACAGGAGTCGAATTTCTTCTGGCGGATTTCAATGTTCTGTTCTTTTGCCAGCGCATCCAGGACCAGAAATCCCATATTGTGTCTGCTGAACCGGTATCTGATACCCGGATTTCCCAGCCCGACAATCAGCTTCACCGACGACCCCCGAATTATTCACTTGTTTCTTTGCTCTGCCCCTCTTCTGATTCTGAGTCTTCACCACCTTTTTCTGGCAATTCTCCTTCGGCTTCTTCCTCTTCAACTTCTAATACGGCGACCCTTTCGGCAACGACCGCTACTATCATTACATCCGGGGGATCAAGGATTTCTATATCTTCCCCGAGGACAACATCCTCAACCTTAACTGAATCACCTATATTCAGGTTGCTGATATCAACTTCAATGAGATCAGGAATTGAAGAGGGTAGAGCGGATACCTTCAGGTTTCTCTTGGAGAATTGCAGATCTCCCCCCTCTTCTATGCCGACAGATTGTCCTGTGAGACGAATCGGAATATCCATTATTATCTTGTGATCCATTCGGATTTCATAGAAATCGGCATGTAGAGGGTTCCTGCTTATCGGGTTCACCTGGAGGTCTTTTATTATTGACAGCTTTTCGACTTTATCGCCATCGTCTTCGATCGTTAATTTAATAAATTTACTCTCTCCCTTCACTGTTCCTAATAGTTTCACCAGCTCGGAAGAGTTGACAGTCAGCGGAATCGATTTAACTGTAGCGCCATAAAAAACCGCTGGTATCAAACCTTGCTTTCTCAATCTTCTGGCAGATCCCTTTCGAAATTCATTGCGGGTATAAGCCTTTAACTCTATTGTTTCCATATATTTATTTCTCCTATATAAAGAGTGAACTTACAGAATCATTATAATAAATTCTTCTGACTGCTTCGCTTAGAAGCCCGGAAACAGAAAGAACCTTAATCCGCTTGCAGGATTTTGCCTTTTCCTGCAGCGGGATGGTATCGGTCACGATGACCTCTTCAATGTTGGAGCCATTAATATTGTCTATTGCGGGTCCCGACAGAACGGGATGGGTACAGCAGACAGATACCCCGGTTGCTCCTTCCTCTTTGAGGGCTTTGGCTGTCTGTACCACGGTTCCGGCGGTATCAATCATATCATCAAGAATTACTGCTCTCTTATCTTTAACATCACCGACTATATTGACGACCTGCGATTCATTCGGACCTTCTCTTCTCTTGTCGATAATAGCAATACTTGCCCCCAGTCTTTTTCCAAATGCCCTAGCCCTTTTAACACCACCGGAATCAGGCGAAACGATAACCATGTTGTCCTGGTAATTTTCCTTAATATAATCCAGGAGTACGGGCGTGGCGAAAAGATTGTCAACGGGGATATTGAAAAACCCCTGTATCTGACCGGCATGGAGATCCATGGAAAGGACACGATTGGCACCAGCAGTGGTTATTAAATCGGCAACGAGCTTTGCCGTAATCGGTGCCCTGGGAAATACTTTTCTGTCTTGCCGTGCATAACCGTAATAGGGGATGACAGCCGTTATTCTGTCTGCGGACGCTCTCTTCATGGCATCTATCAAGATTAAAAGCTCCATGCAATTGTCATTCACGGGCGGGCAGGTTGATTGAATAATAAAGACATCCATTCCCCTTACGTTTTCATTAATTTCTACCCTCGTTTCACCATCACTGAATGTTGTTACATTTGCCTTTCCGACGGACACTCCCAATGCTATGCATATCTTTTCTGCGAGAGGGGAATTAGAGTTTCCGGAAAATATTCTCATTTTTTCAAACATTCAACCCTCCTGTAAACAAATGTTATTAGTGGTTGAAATTTAAAGTAATTCTAACTCTAAAACGCTGGCTGGGGCGGGAGGATTCGAACCTCCGAATGCAAGAACCAAAGTCTTGTGTCTTACCACTTGACGACGCCCCAATATTTAGTTGTTTATAATAATTAGCAGTGATGGACTATAATAAAAAATATCAACAGTCAATTGATAGAATGTGCCCCGAATACGGCCCACTTTACCTCTGCCTTGAGCTTCTCTTCCGCTCTTAGTGCATCTTTTTTATCTGCGAATATCCCGAATACTGTTGGTCCACTTCCAGACATCAATGAGCCAAGAGCCCCGCATGCAACTAAGAGTTCCTTTAATTCTTTCAGGATAGGATGTAGGTTTAAAGTAACCTTCTCCAGATCATTGTGCAGTTTATTTACAACGTCGTCTACGGTGTTAAAACGAGGGATACTAAACTTTTTCACCTTGTTTGTCAATCTTAAATTGAGGGTCTCATAAACCATTTTTGTTGAGATATCAAAGCAAGGGTTTACCAGTACGAACCACAGTTGGGGGATATTTTCTACAGCCTGAAGCTGGTCGCCTATACCGGAGGCCCATGCTGTTTTATTAAAAACAAAAAAAGGGACATCGGCCCCGAGTTTTGCCCCTATTTTCATTAATTCACCTTTAGAGTAATTGAATCCCATCAGATCATTTAACGTAACAAGGGCAGTAGCGGCGTTTGAACTTCCGCCACCCAATCCTGCTGCTATCGGTATCTTCTTTCTGATTATGATTTCTATGCCTGGATTGGAGGACGCTTGAGAAAAAAGGAAATTTGCGGCCTTATAGACGATGTTATCCTCATTTTCGGGAAGGGAAGTTCCCGGGCATTTTATCACGATTCCCTTTTCCCTGGAAAAAAAATCCATTTCGTCATAGAGACTTATCATCTGCATCAGGGTTACTATATCATGATAGCCATTTTCCCTTCTTCCCAGCACACGTAAGTGAAGATTTACCTTTGCCGGCGACCTTTTTGTTACCATTAATTCCCCTTTTCTTTTACATACCTCATCCTCAACTCAAAGAGCATACCGTCTAACAATTCTTTCTCGTTATCATCGAGGTTGCCCTCTGTTTTTTCTTTGAGCATACCGAGTATATCTATAGTCTGTTTTGCCGCAGAAAGATTCTTCTCTGTCTTTTGAGATACCGGATCAGGAAAATCTCCAAAATGATACATTACTGAAGTACTCAGAGAGAAAATAAAACTTGAAAAATTCACCTCAGGCAAAAACTCCTTTTCTTCACCTTCACTTTTATCTTTATCTTCTGAGGCTTGCTCTGCCTGGTCTGGTTTTTTCTCTTCCTTCTGTCGAATTTCTCCTGATTCATCAAATGTTCGTTTGTCCTTAACAATAAAATCCTTCTCGTGCGTCTCGTCTCCCATATTTTCCTCCTACATCCTTCTTAGTCTCGCAACTCTTTCTTCAATCGGTGGGTGGGTACTGAAGAGGTTGACAAATGATTTTCCCGTCAGAGGATTCACAATGAACATATGAGCCGTTGATGGATTCGCCCGCATGGGGATCGCTTTTGATGCCCGGGACAGCTTTTCCAGGGCACTGGCAAGGCCGTAAGGTTTGCCCGATATTCTGGCGCCCCCCTCGTCGGCAAGATATTCACGTGAGCGGGATATAGCCATCTGTATAATCATTGCTGCAATAGGTGCCAGAATGGCCATCATTATGAGACCAAAAAATCCGCCTCCTTCGTCGTCGTCTCCTCCAAAGCTTCCAAAGATAGCCGTCCACTTGGCCATATTGGCCAGCATTATAATGGCGCCGGCCAGTGTTGCCGCGATGGAGCCTATCAGCATATCCTTGTTCTTAATGTGAGTAAGTTCGTGGGAAAGAACACCTTCAAGCTCCTCCCGGTCTAATATCCGTAAAATTCCCTCCGTTACTGCCACAACGGCATGCTTCTCGTCCCTTCCAGTGGCAAAGGCATTTGGAGTATCACCTGGAACAATATAGACCTTAGGCATAGGGAGACCGGCTCTTAATGCCAGGGTTTTTATAAGGGAATAGAGTTCGGGAGCTTCGCTTTCCGAAACCTCTTTTGCGCGGTACATCCTCAATACGAGCCTGTCTGAGAACCAATAACTCCCAAAGTTCATTGCCATCGCAAGAATAAACGCAATTATTATTCCCTGCTGGCCGCCAAAGTACCCACCTATCAGCATCAGAAGACCGGTTAGGGCACCCAGAAGTATGCCTGTTCTGATTGCATTCATTCGATACCTCTCTTTGTTTCCTTATCTCACCGGCTTTTCAATGCCCACGAAGATATTTCCGTTTTTTAACACACTGACCGTCCCCGTTGATTCAGAGACGACGATGGCAATAGCGTTTGTTACGCTTGTAATGCCGGCAGCGGCTATATGTCTGCTGCCAAGCCCCTGGGGAAAATCTTTGCTTTCTAAAGCAGCATTGAGGTGCCTGCCAGCAGTCACGAGGACGCCATTGTCCTTTAAGACAAATGCGCCGTCAATAGCTGAGAATTCCTTTATTGTTTCCTTCAAACTGGGACTGAGGATATTGCGTTCTTCCTCTTTGTATCCCATGAAGGGATTCATCACCATTTGTCGTGAAAGTTGTAGCACCTTTTCGTGATCTCCGAGAATGAAGATTGTTCCCACCGGACGGCCTTCCCTCCCCTGAGCGGCGAGCTCCAGGGCAATGTTCAAGACGGCATTGAAGACTTCGGGAGATACACTTTCAGTAATGTCTGTAATTTTTTCTGATGTGAAAATTTCAAATTCCTTACCCACATCGATAACCATTATACTGTCCACGTATCCGAATTTATGGATACCGGTAAGGCAGACAAGCCTGTCTCCATTTTTGAAAAGACCTTTTACAATTCCCTTGGTGATTGCAATTTTTATCTGACCTACGCGTGTC
This window contains:
- the ychF gene encoding redox-regulated ATPase YchF, with translation MGFRCGIIGLPNVGKSTIFNALTAAGAEVANYPFCTIDPNIGIVHIPDERLEKIAEIIKPPKTTYTTMEFLDIAGLVKGASRGEGLGNKFLGHIRDVDAIVHIVRCFDDPNVAHMDGTVDPARDIEIVNTELILADIETVEKRIAKVEKQAKTGDKASHVELDFCHRIQDSLGRGVAARNIDLDEKQKKTLREFFLLTAKEVLYVANVDEEVLKGGKDHIFKIEDIAEKEEAKVIVICGDMEAEIAELEEDERKEFLDDLGLQESGLRKLIREGYDLLGLITFYTTVGPELRAWTITKGTKTPTAAGKIHSDMERGFIRAEIIHYDDFIRIGTLSGVKEKGLLHAEGRDYIILDGDIIYFRFNV
- a CDS encoding sodium-translocating pyrophosphatase — protein: MENLVNYGPLLAIIGLILAFFIYKYVMSFSPGNETMVNIMEKIHSGAMIFLKREYKIIAIFIAVVFVILFFALESRMSAVAFLAGALGSMLAGVLGMQAATYSNARTAQAAGEYGQAKALTVAFFGGSVMGLAVASLGLLGLGIFFYFFSEKNPVVINGFAMGASSIALFARVGGGIYTKAADVGSDLVGKVEAGIPEDDPRNPGVIADNVGDNVGDIAGMGADLYESYCGSVIAAIAIGATMGAQKLVWMQLPMLFIMAGLVCSIIGIGLFNFLKNMKPQSALSNSLYIAGILFIIASYFTVKNMTAGMSAEYLKESHMISALGPFWAILLGIVCGMLIGAITEYYTARGPIVKIAEAAQTGSATTIISGISIGFESVATPVFFIAIAIWLSHICAGLYGIAIAGVGMLGTVAMTMSVDSYGPIADNAGGIAEQAHMPPEVREITDGLDAVGNTTAAIGKGFAIGSAALTALAMFAAYTATVKTFPGFENFALNLNEAHVVTGMFLGGLVPCLIAAMTMTAVGDAAFEMINEIRRQWREIPGIMEGTTPPDTNACVDIATSAALKKMVVPGCSAVLAPILVGIFIGPEALGGFLAGATLTGVILGLFMANAGGAWDNAKKYIEKGHFGGKGSNAHKASVIGDTVGDPFKDTSGPSMNILIKLMAVVSLVTAPAIVALYKMIY
- the pth gene encoding aminoacyl-tRNA hydrolase, giving the protein MKLIVGLGNPGIRYRFSRHNMGFLVLDALAKEQNIEIRQKKFDSCLGKGTLSGITVMMAKPQTFMNLSGAAIKKLLGYFKIDLSDLIVVHDDLDLPLNSIRIKEGGGHGGHKGLISIIDYLERSDFIRIRLGIGKPELKEMVEGYVLEHFTNDEMKILPDIITRACDAVVEVISSGTQPAMNQFNIRMNNNKNEEV
- a CDS encoding 50S ribosomal protein L25/general stress protein Ctc, which codes for METIELKAYTRNEFRKGSARRLRKQGLIPAVFYGATVKSIPLTVNSSELVKLLGTVKGESKFIKLTIEDDGDKVEKLSIIKDLQVNPISRNPLHADFYEIRMDHKIIMDIPIRLTGQSVGIEEGGDLQFSKRNLKVSALPSSIPDLIEVDISNLNIGDSVKVEDVVLGEDIEILDPPDVMIVAVVAERVAVLEVEEEEAEGELPEKGGEDSESEEGQSKETSE
- a CDS encoding ribose-phosphate pyrophosphokinase, translated to MFEKMRIFSGNSNSPLAEKICIALGVSVGKANVTTFSDGETRVEINENVRGMDVFIIQSTCPPVNDNCMELLILIDAMKRASADRITAVIPYYGYARQDRKVFPRAPITAKLVADLITTAGANRVLSMDLHAGQIQGFFNIPVDNLFATPVLLDYIKENYQDNMVIVSPDSGGVKRARAFGKRLGASIAIIDKRREGPNESQVVNIVGDVKDKRAVILDDMIDTAGTVVQTAKALKEEGATGVSVCCTHPVLSGPAIDNINGSNIEEVIVTDTIPLQEKAKSCKRIKVLSVSGLLSEAVRRIYYNDSVSSLFI
- the ispE gene encoding 4-(cytidine 5'-diphospho)-2-C-methyl-D-erythritol kinase, with the protein product MVTKRSPAKVNLHLRVLGRRENGYHDIVTLMQMISLYDEMDFFSREKGIVIKCPGTSLPENEDNIVYKAANFLFSQASSNPGIEIIIRKKIPIAAGLGGGSSNAATALVTLNDLMGFNYSKGELMKIGAKLGADVPFFVFNKTAWASGIGDQLQAVENIPQLWFVLVNPCFDISTKMVYETLNLRLTNKVKKFSIPRFNTVDDVVNKLHNDLEKVTLNLHPILKELKELLVACGALGSLMSGSGPTVFGIFADKKDALRAEEKLKAEVKWAVFGAHSIN
- a CDS encoding DUF1844 domain-containing protein; this translates as MGDETHEKDFIVKDKRTFDESGEIRQKEEKKPDQAEQASEDKDKSEGEEKEFLPEVNFSSFIFSLSTSVMYHFGDFPDPVSQKTEKNLSAAKQTIDILGMLKEKTEGNLDDNEKELLDGMLFELRMRYVKEKGN
- the htpX gene encoding zinc metalloprotease HtpX, whose amino-acid sequence is MNAIRTGILLGALTGLLMLIGGYFGGQQGIIIAFILAMAMNFGSYWFSDRLVLRMYRAKEVSESEAPELYSLIKTLALRAGLPMPKVYIVPGDTPNAFATGRDEKHAVVAVTEGILRILDREELEGVLSHELTHIKNKDMLIGSIAATLAGAIIMLANMAKWTAIFGSFGGDDDEGGGFFGLIMMAILAPIAAMIIQMAISRSREYLADEGGARISGKPYGLASALEKLSRASKAIPMRANPSTAHMFIVNPLTGKSFVNLFSTHPPIEERVARLRRM
- a CDS encoding diadenylate cyclase → MVSLNKAIMESACRIAQEIKARAILLYADVASDLLINEDNKTCYDTILVTRDNIEIPDNFRSAGKVLNVPDVNLTRVGQIKIAITKGIVKGLFKNGDRLVCLTGIHKFGYVDSIMVIDVGKEFEIFTSEKITDITESVSPEVFNAVLNIALELAAQGREGRPVGTIFILGDHEKVLQLSRQMVMNPFMGYKEEERNILSPSLKETIKEFSAIDGAFVLKDNGVLVTAGRHLNAALESKDFPQGLGSRHIAAAGITSVTNAIAIVVSESTGTVSVLKNGNIFVGIEKPVR